TTGTGCCTGCATCCCGACTTTCCGCACTATCGGCCAGGCGGGGGCAGGCGACGTCAGACGGTCAACGTCGTCATGTACCAGGACCACCGCTACGGCGAAGTGGGCATGCACCGCGTCACATGGGGCTCCAACCGCCAGGAAATGGCCGACCGTCTCCGGGCGGCCGGGCACCGGGTCCGCGACAACGGCAAGGGCGGCTGGAAGATCGAGACCAGCCGCAAGTCGTACGAGGCGGCGTTGACCCTCGCGCGACAGATCGCCGCGGACGGCGGCATCGACGTGGTGCGCCGCGCACAGATCGACGGCGTCAGGTGGCCGGTCGTGCCGTTGTCGCACGTGCATCCCGGCATGAAAGTGCTCCTCGAGCGCGAGGAAGAGTTCGTCGAGGCAACGGTCGACCACGTCGACGTCGGGTTCCACGACGGGCCCGTCTACGACCTCGAGGTGGCGGACACGCACACGTACGTGGCCAACAGCATGCTGGTGCACAACTCCATCTATGCCTTCCGCGGTGCGACGGTGCAGAACCTGCTCGACTTCGAGCGGGACTACCCGGACGCGACCGTCATCCCGCTGGTGCAGAACTACCGGTCGACGCAGACGATCCTGGACGCCGCCAACGCGGTCATCCGCAACAACGCCTCGCGCTACCCCAAGGACCTGTGGACCGACCAGGGGCTCGGCGAACCGGTCGTGCGCTACCACGCCGACGACGAGCACGACGAGGCCGCGTTCGTCGCCGAAGAGCTGGAGAAGCTCCGGGCCGAGGGCTTCACGTTCGACGACGCGGCGGTCTTCTACCGGACCAACGCCCAGTCCCGTGTGCTGGAGGACGTGTTCATCCGCGTCGGCATCCCGTACCGGGTGATCGGCGGGGTGCGCTTCTACGAGCGCAAGGAGATCAAGGACGTCCTCGCCTACGCGCGCCTGCTGGTCAACCCCGACGACGACGTGTCGGCGCGGCGCGTCGTCAACACCCCCCGCCGCGGGGTCGGCGACCGCACCGTCGAGGCCGTCGACTGGCACGCCAGGCGCGAGGGCATCAGCTTCCTCGAGGCGTGCCGCCAGGCCGAGCACGTACAGGGCCTGGCCACCCGGGCGATCGGCGCGGTGACCTCGTTCGTCGACCTGCTGGACGGGCTGCGCACCGCGCTTGAGCACGACCTCGCCGTCCCGGACCTCATCGAGGAGATCTGGAACCGGACCGGCTACCTGCGCGAGCTGCAGGCCGAACGCACCGTCGAGGCACTGGGTCGCGAGGAGAACCTGCGCGAGCTCAAGTCGGTCGCCACCGAGGTGCACGAGCGCGGCGGCGGCTCCGATCCCTCGCGCCCCGGGCACGGGGCGACCGGCATCGCCGGGCTGGAGACGTTCCTGGAGTCCGTCACCCTGGTCAGCGACCAGGACGAGCTCGAGGACGCCGAGGACGGCACCGTCACACTCATGACGCTGCACACCGCCAAGGGGTTGGAGTTCCCGGTCGTGTTCCTGGTCGGCATGGAGGACGGGGTCTTCCCGCACGTCCGCTCGCTGGACGACACCGCGGAGTTGGAAGAGGAGCGCCGGCTCTGCTACGTCGGGCTCACCCGCGCGCAGCAGCGGCTGTACGTCACGCACGCCGACCACCGCACGCTGTGGGGCGGCACCTCGTACAACCCGCCGTCGCGGTTCCTCGACGAGCTGCCGGGCAACCTCGTCGAACGTCGCGGCGCCACCCGCGCGACGTCGGCCGCGTCGCGTCGCCGCGACAAGGAGCTCCTCGAGGTCGCCGGCGAGGAGTTCCGGCCGGGCGACCGGGTGCTGCACACCAAATTCGGTCCGGGAACCATCGCCTCGCTGACCGGCGAGGGCGAACGCGCCGAGGCCACCGTCGACTTCGACAAGGCCGGCCGCAAGCACCTCATGTTGGCCTACGCCCCACTCGTGAAGACCTGACCCACACCGGCCTCGTGCCGAACGTCGGCGTCGGACACCGAACCGTCACTGGCTACGGTGCCGAACCCGCAGGCGACGGACGTCGGAACAGGCAGGAGCAGCGGGTGTCGAAGCGCACGCGGAAGGTGTCGGCGAGTCGGGTGATCGAGGCCGACCGGCAGGCGATCTTCGACGTCCTGGCCGACCCGGCGATGCATCCGGTCATCGACGGATCCGGCACGGTCCGGGACGTGCAGTCGGGCGGGCCGGAGCGTCTCCACCTCGGCGCCAGGTTCGGGATGTCGATGAAGGTGGGCGTGCCCTACCGAATCCTCAACACCGTCGTGGAGTTCGAGGAGGGCCGCCGCATCGCCTGGCGCCACTTCCACGGCCACCGGTGGCGCTATGAACTCGAGGACACCACCACCGACGACGGCAGGCCGGCCACGCTCGTCACGGAGACCTTCGACTGGTCGCGCGCGCTGACCAAGGTCTGGCTCGACCTGTCGAGCTACCCGCGGCACAACCTCCAGGGCATCAAGAAGACCCTCGCGCGACTGGACGACCACGTGCGCGCCCGCGTCTGACGCGTCCGACCCGGCGACGACGGCCCGGCCAGGCCAGCCGGCCGGGTCAGCAGGCCGGCTCGGCGGCATCCGAGGAGGGCGCCGGACCTGCCACGGTCCGGGTCGCGTCCACGTAGACGGTGCCGTCGTGCACGATCGTCGGGTACTCCGCCAGCGACGCCGCGCCGCCCAGACCGCGGCCGGTCAGGTTCCAGACCCGCGCGCCGTCCTCGAGCCGGTTGGACGGCTCGCAGTAGGCGACCCCGGCTGCGTCGGCGAAGACCCGGATCCGCCCGCCGGCGGCCACCAGCACCGCGTCGAGGTCGTCCAGCGGCTGGCTCGCCGCCAGCTCGTCGATCTCGCCCACCGGTGTCCACGGGGCCGGTGGCGGCTCGCCGCTGCGCTGGAGGAACAGCACGCCGGCGGCGACGACGACCAGCCCCGCCAGGACGGACGCGACCACCCACTGCAGGCCGAGCGGCGCGCGCAGCACGATCTTGCGCGCACGCTTCGACGCCCGCTCCGGCAGGTAGCCGGAGGGGCCGAACTCCGGCCGCTGGCCGGTCTGCCTCGGGTCGCCCATGCTGCGGCGAACGGTACCGCCGCAGCACCGGGGCCCGGTGCGGGGTGGACGCTCGCCCGGGGCGGCTTGGATGGTCCTGCCAGGTGCCGACTATCCTCGCCGGGACGTGCGGCGCGCGGGACGAGGCGCCACACCCACGAGCTCGCGGCGCCGCGGTGGCGATCCCTCCAGGGCCCGCGCAGACGCGAACAGAAAGAGTCGACGATGGCGATCCGAGTCGTCGTGGCCAAGCCCGGGCTGGACGGTCACGACCGAGGTGCCAAGGTCGTCGCGCGAGCGCTGCGCGACGCGGGGATGGAGGTCATCTACACCGGCCTCCACCAGACCCCCGAACAGATCGTCAGCGCCACCCTCCAGGAGGACGCGCAGGCCGTCGGCCTGTCGATCCACTCGGGTGCGCACATGACGCTGTTCCCGAAGGTGGCCCGGCTCCTGCGCGAGGCCGGCGCCGACGACGTCGTCGTCTTCGGTGGCGGCATCATC
This is a stretch of genomic DNA from Egicoccus sp. AB-alg2. It encodes these proteins:
- a CDS encoding cobalamin B12-binding domain-containing protein, whose protein sequence is MAIRVVVAKPGLDGHDRGAKVVARALRDAGMEVIYTGLHQTPEQIVSATLQEDAQAVGLSIHSGAHMTLFPKVARLLREAGADDVVVFGGGIIPEEDIPLLKEQGIAAIFTPGTPMKTITDWVKGNVPERV
- a CDS encoding UvrD-helicase domain-containing protein; its protein translation is MSADPRLLEGLNPAQRDAVETVDGPVLVVAGAGSGKTRVLTHRIAHLIRDRHVSPFELLAITFTNKAAGEMAQRVGGLVGDRLSDRMWVTTFHKSCVRILRRELTRLGYRSGFTIYDAQDSQRLIGQIAKDLGVDDKRLSPRAIQHAISNAKDELVDHETYASRAGAWPEIQIADVYKAYQDRLLRANALDFDDLIVKTVEIFQLFDPVLEHWQQRFQYLMVDEYQDTNRAQYHLVNLLAAANRNIMVVGDHDQCLVPGTPISTIRGPVPVEEVQEGDVVLGTGGTHEAVARPVTKVMQGSYLGPVWRVHVGGQLLVGTPHHMVLARFTNDLHDRHLVYLMYRADRGYRIGRTKAVRPATSKQVEVGLRVRVNQERADAAWVLKVCDDVGEATFWESYFAAEYGLPTMCFHSEGRNLSISDERLAELFGRVDTERRAKDLMADLCLHPDFPHYRPGGGRRRQTVNVVMYQDHRYGEVGMHRVTWGSNRQEMADRLRAAGHRVRDNGKGGWKIETSRKSYEAALTLARQIAADGGIDVVRRAQIDGVRWPVVPLSHVHPGMKVLLEREEEFVEATVDHVDVGFHDGPVYDLEVADTHTYVANSMLVHNSIYAFRGATVQNLLDFERDYPDATVIPLVQNYRSTQTILDAANAVIRNNASRYPKDLWTDQGLGEPVVRYHADDEHDEAAFVAEELEKLRAEGFTFDDAAVFYRTNAQSRVLEDVFIRVGIPYRVIGGVRFYERKEIKDVLAYARLLVNPDDDVSARRVVNTPRRGVGDRTVEAVDWHARREGISFLEACRQAEHVQGLATRAIGAVTSFVDLLDGLRTALEHDLAVPDLIEEIWNRTGYLRELQAERTVEALGREENLRELKSVATEVHERGGGSDPSRPGHGATGIAGLETFLESVTLVSDQDELEDAEDGTVTLMTLHTAKGLEFPVVFLVGMEDGVFPHVRSLDDTAELEEERRLCYVGLTRAQQRLYVTHADHRTLWGGTSYNPPSRFLDELPGNLVERRGATRATSAASRRRDKELLEVAGEEFRPGDRVLHTKFGPGTIASLTGEGERAEATVDFDKAGRKHLMLAYAPLVKT
- a CDS encoding SRPBCC family protein, whose protein sequence is MSKRTRKVSASRVIEADRQAIFDVLADPAMHPVIDGSGTVRDVQSGGPERLHLGARFGMSMKVGVPYRILNTVVEFEEGRRIAWRHFHGHRWRYELEDTTTDDGRPATLVTETFDWSRALTKVWLDLSSYPRHNLQGIKKTLARLDDHVRARV